In Macadamia integrifolia cultivar HAES 741 chromosome 12, SCU_Mint_v3, whole genome shotgun sequence, the following are encoded in one genomic region:
- the LOC122056998 gene encoding uncharacterized protein LOC122056998 yields MKGTPKDSEKLLWDQMKTPSGNTIAVSSCQSRALRKLMVWLIIFICVTYIVYTLKLIYSSCPCEEDSLGLLHHLPTSSKVSKVAEENSSISQKTEIQHIVFGIAASARLWEQRKNYIKLWWRPREMRGIVWLDKPVKTHGEEGLPPVKISGDTSRFNYKNRQGHRSAIRISRIISETLRLGVEDVRWFVMGDDDTVFIPENLLTVLSKYDHNQFYYIGSSSESHLQNIYFSYSMAYGGGGFAISYPLAKALEKMQDRCLQRYPALYGSDDRIQACMAELGVPLTKELGFHQYDVYGSLFGLLASHPVTPLVSLHHLDVVEPIFPNVSRVQALERLKLPMKLDSAGLMQQSICYDKEKSWTVSVSWGFAVQITRGMFSAREMEIPSRTFINWYKKADYRAYAFNTRPVTRNTCQKPFVFYLSDAMFDHESQQTVTEYVRHRVPHPACKWKIPDPSEIDRILVYKRPDPNLWNKSPRRNCCRVLPSKSRGKVSIDVGVCREGEITEI; encoded by the exons ATGAAGGGAACTCCCAAGGATTCAGAGAAGCTACTCTGGGATCAGATGAAGACCCCTTCTGGTAACACCATTGCCGTTTCCTCATGTCAATCTCGAGCTCTCCGGAAGCTAATGGTTTGGTTAATCATCTTCATTTGTGTTACCTACATCGTCTACACATTAAAACTCATCTACTCTTCATGCCCTTGCGAGGAAGATTCTTTGGGTCTTCTCCACCATCTGCCCACTTCATCCAAAGTGTCAAAAGTTGCAGAGGAGAACTCCTCAATCTCCCAAAAAACTGAAATCCAGCATATTGTCTTTGGCATTGCAGCTTCAGCCAGGCTGTGGGAGCAGAGGAAGAACTACATCAAGCTCTGGTGGAGACCCAGGGAAATGAGGGGGATTGTATGGTTGGATAAACCAGTCAAAACCCATGGAGAAGAAGGGCTTCCACCTGTGAAGATCTCAGGTGATACTTCCAGATTCAATTACAAGAACAGACAAGGTCACCGGTCGGCAATCAGGATCTCGCGGATCATCTCTGAGACTCTGAGATTGGGGGTGGAAGACGTTCGGTGGTTCGTGATGGGTGATGACGATACTGTGTTCATACCAGAGAACCTGCTTACAGTTTTGTCGAAATACGATCACAATCAGTTCTATTACATAGGAAGCTCATCGGAGAGCCATCTGCAGAACATCTACTTCTCCTATTCCATGGCTTACGGTGGTGGAGGATTTGCCATTAGTTACCCATTAGCGAAAGCTCTGGAAAAGATGCAAGATAGATGTTTACAGAGGTACCCTGCATTGTACGGCTCCGATGATCGGATTCAAGCTTGTATGGCTGAGCTGGGCGTTCCCCTCACCAAGGAACTTGGTTTCCAtcag TACGATGTGTATGGGAGCCTCTTTGGGCTACTGGCATCGCATCCAGTGACGCCATTAGTGTCTCTGCATCACCTTGATGTGGTAGAACCCATCTTCCCCAATGTGTCTCGAGTTCAAGCACTGGAACGGCTGAAGCTGCCGATGAAGCTGGACTCGGCAGGGCTAATGCAACAATCCATCTGCTACGACAAGGAGAAGTCATGGACGGTATCTGTGTCATGGGGGTTCGCCGTCCAGATAACCAGAGGAATGTTCTCAGCAAGGGAGATGGAGATACCGTCCAGAACCTTCATCAATTGGTACAAGAAGGCTGACTATAGAGCTTACGCCTTCAACACAAGACCCGTTACCCGCAACACATGCCAGAAGCCCTTCGTCTTCTACCTCTCGGATGCCATGTTTGATCATGAATCACAGCAGACGGTGACAGAGTATGTGCGGCACAGGGTTCCTCACCCTGCTTGCAAGTGGAAAATTCCTGACCCTTCAGAGATTGATAGGATTCTGGTTTACAAAAGACCCGATCCGAACCTCTGGAACAAg TCACCGAGGAGGAACTGTTGCAGGGTATTGCCTTCAAAGAGCAGAGGGAAGGTGTCGATTGATGTGGGTGTATGTAGGGAAGGTGAGATTACAGAAATATAG